A genomic window from Nicotiana sylvestris chromosome 11, ASM39365v2, whole genome shotgun sequence includes:
- the LOC138880914 gene encoding uncharacterized protein, producing MAEYEACILGLWLTSDMDVQDVLVLGDSDLLVHQIQGEWETRDLKLIPYRQCLHDLRKRFRSVEFRHIPRVHNEVADSLATLASMLHHPDKIHIDPLHIQVHDQHAYCNMLEDELDGEPWFYDVKEYLRMGIYPE from the coding sequence atggctgagtatgaggcctgtattttgggtctatGGCTAActtcagacatggatgtccaggacgtcttggtcttgggagactcggacctcctggtgcatcagattcagggtgaatgggaaacaagggatttgaagctcataccatatcgacaatgtttgcacgaccTGAgaaagcgatttcgatcagtggagttcagacacatcccaagagttcataatgaggttgccgattctttggccaccttagcatcgatgttgcaccacccagacaaaattcatattGACCCGCTGCATATTCAGGttcatgatcaacatgcttattgcaacatgttagaggatgaactggatggcgaaccatggttctatgatgtcaaggaataccttagGATGGGTATATACCCAGagtag